One genomic segment of Protaetiibacter intestinalis includes these proteins:
- a CDS encoding ribonucleotide-diphosphate reductase subunit beta — translation MAILGTGVQEGLLLKPVTYQWAMDLYDQAVANTWFPNEIQLGEDLADFKKMTDEERHAVTFLISYFNPNELLVNKALAFGVYPYVNAPEAHLYLAKQMWEEANHCMSFEYVLETFPIDRNEAYNSHVDVPSMQRKEEFEVGYIRRMTEETLDITTTAGKQDFIRNLIAYNIILEGIWFYSGFMVALSFRQRNLLRNFGSLMDWIVRDESLHLKFGINLILTVLDENSDLQTPEFAAEIKQMILDAVEMEEQYNNDLLPNGILGLNASYINQYVKYLADRRLEELGFGSHYNVVNPAKWMATANDTLQLVNFFESTNTSYESNASASSGDRKS, via the coding sequence ATGGCCATCCTCGGCACCGGGGTCCAGGAAGGACTCCTCCTCAAGCCCGTCACCTACCAGTGGGCGATGGACCTCTACGACCAGGCGGTCGCCAACACCTGGTTCCCCAACGAGATCCAGCTCGGCGAAGACCTCGCCGACTTCAAGAAGATGACGGACGAGGAGCGTCACGCCGTCACCTTCCTGATCTCCTACTTCAACCCCAACGAGCTGCTCGTCAACAAGGCCCTCGCCTTCGGCGTCTACCCGTACGTCAACGCCCCCGAGGCGCACCTCTACCTCGCGAAGCAGATGTGGGAGGAGGCCAACCACTGCATGTCGTTCGAGTACGTCCTCGAGACGTTCCCGATCGACCGCAACGAGGCCTACAACTCCCACGTCGACGTGCCGTCGATGCAGCGCAAGGAGGAGTTCGAGGTCGGCTACATCCGCCGGATGACCGAGGAGACCCTCGACATCACGACGACCGCGGGCAAGCAGGACTTCATCCGCAACCTCATCGCCTACAACATCATCCTCGAGGGCATCTGGTTCTACTCGGGCTTCATGGTGGCGCTGTCGTTCCGTCAGCGGAACCTGCTGCGCAACTTCGGTTCGCTCATGGACTGGATCGTGCGCGACGAGTCCCTGCACCTCAAGTTCGGCATCAACCTCATCCTCACGGTGCTCGACGAGAACTCCGACCTGCAGACGCCGGAGTTCGCGGCCGAGATCAAGCAGATGATCCTCGACGCCGTCGAGATGGAGGAGCAGTACAACAACGACCTGCTGCCGAACGGCATCCTCGGACTCAACGCGAGCTACATCAACCAGTACGTGAAGTACCTCGCCGACCGTCGCCTCGAGGAGCTCGGCTTCGGCTCGCACTACAACGTGGTGAACCCGGCCAAGTGGATGGCGACCGCGAACGACACCCTGCAGCTCGTCAACTTCTTCGAGTCGACGAACACCTCCTACGAGTCGAACGCCTCCGCCTCCTCCGGCGACCGCAAGTCCTAG
- a CDS encoding ribonucleoside-diphosphate reductase subunit alpha, which yields MTITVVKRNGEREPYDANKINLAIEHASQGLDENITWVTQIASELELTLFDGITTQQLDEAVIQVALQNVKDDPQFDTVAARLLLKTIYKRVLGDYTTDEQLKALHAQHFRGAIERGVAETLLDSRFPELFDLDRLAAALEPARDGLLKYIGVVTLNNRYGIKARNGEPLEVPQFFWMRIAMGLSLNEADPTSHAIEFYDKMSKLEYLAAGSTLVNAGTAFPQLSNCFVMEMHDDIEHIAKSVRDVMWLTKGTGGIGLSVTKLRSQGSPIRSNNTTSTGPIPFMHTIDSVLRAVSRGGKKFGALCFYMENWHLDFPEFLELRNNSGDPYRRTRTANTAVWISDEFMKRVQNDGDWYLFDPLEVADLNELYGQEFSDRYAEYAAKAEAGEMRMFKKISARAQFKDILMSLQTTSHPWLTWKDTINNRALNNNTGTIHLSNLCTEICLPQDLENISVCNLASINLSTHLKVDENGGLGFDWALIEDSARSAVRQLDNLIDITESSVAEADHANQTNRAIGLGVMGFTDVVERLGFSYESEEAYALMDEIMEHVSYAAIDESADLARERGSYDNFEGSRWSQGLVPFDSIELTEKDRGIKITVDRTTRLDWDRLREKVKGGMRNATLMAIAPTASIGLVAGTTPGLDPQFAQIFSRATSNGKFLEVNRNLVNDLQKLGLWDTVREQVLRSQGDVQNIAEIPDDLKNVYKTSFQLSPYSFIEVAARAQKWIDQAISRNMYLETRDLGDMMDIYYAAWEKGVKTTYYLHMKPRHTAEQSTVKVNKTEELNTGAGAQRGFGAAAAAPATEAPAAPAAAPRRGFGGLA from the coding sequence GTGACCATCACCGTCGTGAAGCGCAACGGAGAGCGCGAGCCGTACGACGCCAACAAGATCAACCTGGCGATCGAGCACGCGAGCCAGGGGCTCGACGAGAACATCACCTGGGTCACCCAGATCGCCTCGGAGCTCGAGCTGACCCTGTTCGACGGCATCACCACCCAGCAGCTCGACGAGGCCGTCATCCAGGTCGCCCTCCAGAACGTCAAGGACGACCCGCAGTTCGACACCGTCGCCGCGCGGCTCCTGCTCAAGACCATCTACAAGCGCGTGCTCGGCGACTACACGACCGACGAGCAGCTGAAGGCCCTCCACGCGCAGCACTTCCGCGGCGCCATCGAGCGCGGCGTCGCCGAGACGCTCCTCGACTCGCGCTTCCCCGAGCTCTTCGACCTCGACCGCCTCGCCGCCGCCCTCGAGCCCGCCCGCGACGGCCTGCTCAAGTACATCGGCGTCGTCACCCTCAACAACCGCTACGGCATCAAGGCCCGCAACGGCGAGCCGCTCGAGGTGCCCCAGTTCTTCTGGATGCGCATCGCCATGGGCCTCTCGCTCAACGAGGCCGACCCGACGAGCCACGCGATCGAGTTCTACGACAAGATGTCGAAGCTCGAGTACCTCGCCGCCGGCTCCACCCTCGTGAACGCTGGCACCGCGTTCCCGCAGCTCTCCAACTGCTTCGTCATGGAGATGCACGACGACATCGAGCACATCGCCAAGTCGGTGCGCGACGTCATGTGGCTCACCAAGGGCACGGGCGGCATCGGCCTCTCGGTCACCAAGCTGCGCTCGCAGGGTTCGCCCATCCGCTCCAACAACACCACCTCGACCGGGCCGATCCCCTTCATGCACACGATCGACTCGGTGCTGCGCGCGGTCAGCCGCGGCGGCAAGAAGTTCGGCGCCCTGTGCTTCTACATGGAGAACTGGCACCTCGACTTCCCCGAGTTCCTCGAGCTGCGCAACAACTCGGGCGACCCGTACCGCCGCACCCGCACCGCCAACACGGCCGTCTGGATCTCCGACGAGTTCATGAAGCGCGTGCAGAACGACGGCGACTGGTACCTCTTCGACCCGCTCGAGGTCGCCGACCTCAACGAGCTGTACGGCCAGGAGTTCTCCGACCGCTACGCCGAGTACGCCGCGAAGGCCGAGGCGGGCGAGATGCGGATGTTCAAGAAGATCTCCGCGCGCGCCCAGTTCAAGGACATCCTGATGTCGCTCCAGACCACGAGCCACCCGTGGCTCACCTGGAAGGACACCATCAACAACCGCGCCCTCAACAACAACACGGGCACCATCCACCTCTCGAACCTCTGCACCGAGATCTGCCTCCCGCAGGACCTCGAGAACATCTCCGTCTGCAACCTGGCCTCCATCAACCTCTCGACCCACCTCAAGGTCGACGAGAACGGCGGCCTCGGCTTCGACTGGGCCCTCATCGAGGACTCGGCCCGCAGCGCCGTGCGCCAGCTCGACAACCTCATCGACATCACCGAGTCGTCGGTCGCCGAGGCCGACCACGCCAACCAGACCAACCGCGCCATCGGGCTCGGCGTCATGGGCTTCACGGATGTCGTGGAGCGTCTCGGGTTCTCGTACGAGTCCGAGGAGGCGTACGCCCTCATGGACGAGATCATGGAGCACGTCTCCTACGCGGCCATCGACGAGTCGGCCGACCTCGCCCGCGAGCGCGGCTCCTACGACAACTTCGAGGGCAGCCGCTGGTCGCAGGGCCTCGTGCCCTTCGACTCGATCGAGCTCACCGAGAAGGACCGCGGCATCAAGATCACCGTCGACCGCACCACGCGGCTCGACTGGGACCGCCTGCGCGAGAAGGTCAAGGGCGGCATGCGCAACGCGACCCTCATGGCCATCGCGCCCACCGCATCCATCGGCCTCGTCGCCGGCACCACCCCCGGCCTCGACCCGCAGTTCGCGCAGATCTTCAGCCGCGCAACCAGCAACGGCAAGTTCCTCGAGGTCAACCGCAACCTCGTGAACGACCTGCAGAAGCTCGGCCTCTGGGACACCGTGCGCGAGCAGGTGCTGCGCAGCCAGGGCGACGTGCAGAACATCGCCGAGATCCCCGACGATCTCAAGAACGTCTACAAGACGAGCTTCCAGCTCTCGCCGTACTCGTTCATCGAGGTGGCGGCGCGCGCCCAGAAGTGGATCGACCAGGCCATCAGCCGCAACATGTACCTCGAGACGCGCGACCTCGGCGACATGATGGACATCTACTACGCGGCATGGGAGAAGGGCGTCAAGACGACCTACTACCTGCACATGAAGCCGCGCCACACGGCCGAGCAGTCCACGGTCAAGGTCAACAAGACCGAGGAGCTGAACACCGGCGCCGGCGCCCAGCGCGGCTTCGGTGCCGCGGCGGCCGCCCCGGCGACCGAGGCCCCGGCCGCACCGGCCGCCGCGCCGCGTCGCGGATTCGGAGGCCTCGCGTGA
- a CDS encoding MFS transporter, whose protein sequence is MNAYLDLLRTRGVARIIAAQLVARFPSGMLSLGFLIHIEHLFHSYGAAGLVLAATSVGQAISGPVTSRWMGRWGMRPVLIATTTVCAVALTTIALAQMPLWGFMIAGLVAGLSYPPVQPAVRTIYPKMVNSRQLTPLFSLDASAQELIWIAGPVVVTLVAIQVSTVAGIFISVFFLVVGGAWFISSPELGRVRIPRSKRRFGVVLKRPAVLLSTVVGFLLVGSCAAVEAGVVATFGEGGAEAGLVLGIWAVASLVGGLGFGNIPIGPWALARRMFIVFVGSTLAVFAFEFWSISATLVIAGLGIAPALAVMFSIVSATVKFSDTAEAYGWVGTGQLIGAALGSAVAGFLIDGYGPDGGFVAAAAFAFAGFLVPVFFRRAHPDLRGRDASPLPDTEPVPLPPS, encoded by the coding sequence GTGAACGCGTACCTCGACCTCCTGCGCACCCGGGGCGTCGCCCGGATCATCGCCGCGCAGCTCGTCGCGCGGTTCCCGAGCGGCATGCTCTCGCTCGGCTTCCTCATCCACATCGAGCACCTCTTCCACAGCTACGGGGCGGCCGGCCTCGTGCTCGCCGCGACCTCCGTCGGGCAGGCGATCTCGGGCCCCGTCACGAGCCGCTGGATGGGCCGCTGGGGCATGCGGCCCGTGCTCATCGCCACGACGACCGTCTGCGCCGTCGCGCTCACCACGATCGCGCTCGCGCAGATGCCGCTGTGGGGCTTCATGATCGCCGGCCTCGTCGCGGGGCTCAGCTACCCGCCCGTGCAGCCCGCGGTGCGCACCATCTACCCCAAGATGGTCAACTCGCGCCAGCTCACCCCGCTGTTCTCGCTCGACGCATCCGCCCAGGAGCTCATCTGGATCGCCGGGCCGGTCGTCGTGACGCTCGTCGCCATCCAGGTGTCGACCGTCGCCGGGATCTTCATCTCGGTGTTCTTCCTCGTCGTGGGCGGCGCCTGGTTCATCTCCTCGCCCGAGCTCGGCCGGGTGCGCATCCCGCGCTCGAAGCGCCGGTTCGGCGTCGTGCTCAAGCGCCCCGCGGTGCTGCTGTCGACGGTCGTCGGCTTCCTGCTGGTGGGTTCGTGCGCCGCCGTCGAGGCGGGCGTCGTGGCGACCTTCGGCGAGGGCGGCGCGGAGGCGGGACTCGTGCTCGGCATCTGGGCGGTCGCCTCGCTCGTCGGCGGCCTCGGCTTCGGCAACATCCCGATCGGGCCGTGGGCGCTCGCGCGGCGCATGTTCATCGTCTTCGTCGGCTCGACGCTCGCCGTGTTCGCCTTCGAGTTCTGGTCGATCTCGGCGACCCTCGTGATCGCCGGCCTCGGCATCGCACCGGCGCTCGCCGTGATGTTCTCGATCGTGTCGGCGACCGTCAAGTTCTCCGACACCGCGGAGGCCTACGGCTGGGTCGGCACCGGCCAGCTCATCGGCGCGGCCCTCGGCTCGGCGGTCGCCGGCTTCCTCATCGACGGCTACGGACCCGACGGCGGCTTCGTCGCGGCGGCCGCCTTCGCGTTCGCGGGTTTCCTCGTGCCGGTGTTCTTCCGGCGCGCGCACCCCGACCTCCGCGGCCGCGACGCGAGCCCCCTCCCCGACACCGAGCCGGTCCCCCTCCCGCCCAGCTGA
- a CDS encoding aldo/keto reductase, with amino-acid sequence MQHRTLGRTARTVSVIGLGTWQLGADWGQVSEADARAVLDASAASGVTFFDTADVYGDGRSESLIGGWLRDNPGAGVTVATKMGRRMEQLPENYALANFRAWTDRSRRNLGVETLDLVQLHCPPTPVYSSDEVFDALDLLVEEGVMANYGVSVETVDEALTAIARPHVASVQIILNAFRLKPLDRVLPAAEEAGVGIIARVPLASGLLSGRYTLETSFAADDHRNYNRHGAAFDQGETFSGVDYAEGVDAARSFAVLAADAGLAPATAALAWVAQLPGVSTVIPGARSVAQAEANAAAGSVPDLGAAFTASVRELYDRSFRDAIHARW; translated from the coding sequence ATGCAGCATCGCACGCTCGGCCGCACGGCCCGCACCGTCTCCGTCATCGGCCTCGGCACCTGGCAGCTCGGCGCCGACTGGGGGCAGGTGAGCGAGGCGGATGCCCGCGCCGTGCTCGACGCGAGCGCCGCATCCGGGGTCACCTTCTTCGACACGGCCGACGTCTACGGCGACGGGCGCAGCGAGTCGCTCATCGGCGGCTGGTTGCGCGACAACCCGGGCGCCGGCGTCACGGTGGCGACGAAGATGGGTCGCCGCATGGAGCAGCTGCCCGAGAACTACGCGCTCGCGAACTTCCGCGCCTGGACGGATCGCAGCCGTCGGAACCTCGGCGTCGAGACGCTCGACCTCGTGCAGCTGCACTGCCCGCCGACTCCGGTGTACTCCTCCGACGAGGTGTTCGACGCGCTCGATCTGCTCGTCGAGGAGGGCGTCATGGCGAACTACGGCGTCAGCGTGGAGACGGTCGACGAGGCGCTCACGGCGATCGCCCGCCCGCACGTGGCGAGCGTGCAGATCATCCTGAACGCGTTCCGGCTGAAGCCGCTCGACCGGGTGCTGCCGGCGGCCGAGGAGGCGGGGGTCGGCATCATCGCGCGGGTGCCGCTCGCGAGCGGGCTGCTGTCGGGGCGCTACACGCTCGAGACGAGTTTCGCGGCCGACGACCACCGCAACTACAACCGCCACGGCGCCGCCTTCGACCAGGGCGAGACCTTCTCCGGCGTCGACTACGCCGAGGGTGTGGATGCGGCGCGCTCGTTCGCGGTACTCGCGGCGGATGCGGGGCTCGCGCCCGCGACGGCGGCGCTCGCCTGGGTGGCGCAGCTGCCGGGCGTCTCGACGGTCATCCCGGGTGCCCGCAGTGTGGCGCAGGCGGAGGCGAACGCCGCCGCCGGTTCGGTGCCCGACCTCGGCGCGGCCTTCACGGCATCCGTGCGCGAGCTCTACGACCGCAGCTTCCGCGACGCCATCCACGCCCGCTGGTAG
- a CDS encoding alpha/beta fold hydrolase has translation MGWNPFRRAPLLHVADDRGSGPVVVFIHGIASSSITWTNVVPLLEDRFRCISIDLLGFGGSPIPEHADYTLAEHVAAIARTVASLRLREPFVLVGHSMGGLIAPRYAARHPKQVRRLVLVSPPIYITPTALSMDRDRSVQQFYLRAYKWLRENPAFTIKNGGIIGDMLAIPRSMDINERTWVPFVKSLEHTIESQTTISDLAALRVPVEIVYGDLDEFSSPGGMRIAERIRGVTVTRVRGADHLIGKRLARAVARSVDEE, from the coding sequence ATGGGGTGGAATCCGTTCCGGCGCGCACCGCTGCTCCACGTGGCCGACGACCGCGGCTCGGGGCCGGTGGTGGTGTTCATCCACGGCATCGCGTCGAGCTCGATCACCTGGACGAACGTGGTGCCGCTGCTCGAGGACCGCTTCCGGTGCATCTCGATCGACCTGCTCGGCTTCGGCGGCTCGCCCATCCCCGAGCACGCCGACTACACGCTCGCCGAGCACGTCGCCGCGATCGCCCGCACGGTCGCGAGCCTCCGGCTGCGGGAGCCGTTCGTGCTCGTCGGGCACTCGATGGGCGGGCTCATCGCGCCCCGCTACGCGGCGCGGCATCCGAAGCAGGTGCGACGCCTGGTGCTCGTGAGCCCGCCGATCTACATCACCCCGACGGCGCTGTCGATGGACCGCGACCGCAGCGTGCAGCAGTTCTACCTGCGGGCCTACAAGTGGCTGCGCGAGAACCCCGCGTTCACCATCAAGAACGGCGGCATCATCGGCGACATGCTCGCCATCCCGCGCTCGATGGACATCAACGAGCGCACCTGGGTGCCGTTCGTGAAGTCGCTCGAGCACACGATCGAGTCGCAGACGACCATCTCCGACCTCGCGGCGCTGCGGGTGCCGGTCGAGATCGTCTACGGCGACCTCGACGAGTTCAGCTCGCCCGGCGGGATGCGGATCGCGGAGCGCATCCGCGGCGTCACGGTGACGCGCGTGCGCGGCGCCGACCACCTCATCGGCAAGCGCCTCGCCCGGGCGGTCGCCCGATCCGTCGACGAGGAGTGA
- a CDS encoding DUF4349 domain-containing protein, with protein sequence MRHIPRFPAALAALAAAGIALSGCSAASSGADSASDRGGTSEYAPQAVDAGSTADVESTSSQEQALVITGTVTITADDPIAAAERATEIADAAGGRVDARSENAPRDGRAASATLTLRIPADQLEQVRADLKELGSVDESAFDTVGVGDRQRDLDSRITTLRASIARYTAWLADADTTADLLALESAISERQTQLESLEAEQRELADQVAMSTVTLVLRAEALAPPPEGPTNFWEGLVAGWSGFAAFWAAVAVALGVGLPWLVTLGIVITVVVLVARRVGRAAPPTAPPTAS encoded by the coding sequence ATGAGGCACATCCCCCGTTTCCCCGCAGCCCTCGCCGCGCTCGCCGCGGCGGGCATCGCCCTCAGCGGATGCTCCGCCGCCTCCTCCGGCGCCGACAGCGCATCCGACCGTGGCGGCACCTCCGAGTACGCACCCCAGGCCGTCGACGCGGGCAGCACCGCCGACGTCGAGAGCACCTCGAGCCAGGAGCAGGCGCTCGTCATCACGGGCACCGTCACCATCACCGCCGACGATCCGATCGCGGCCGCCGAGCGGGCCACCGAGATCGCGGATGCGGCGGGCGGCCGGGTCGACGCGCGCAGCGAGAACGCGCCCCGCGACGGGCGCGCGGCATCCGCGACGCTCACCCTGCGCATCCCCGCCGATCAGCTCGAGCAGGTGCGCGCCGACCTCAAGGAGCTCGGCTCGGTCGACGAGTCGGCGTTCGACACCGTGGGGGTGGGCGACCGGCAGCGCGACCTCGACTCGCGCATCACGACGCTGCGCGCCTCGATCGCGCGCTACACCGCGTGGCTCGCCGACGCCGACACGACCGCCGACCTGCTCGCGCTCGAGTCGGCGATCTCCGAGCGGCAGACGCAGCTCGAGTCGCTCGAGGCCGAGCAGCGCGAGCTCGCCGACCAGGTCGCGATGTCGACCGTCACGCTCGTGCTGCGCGCGGAGGCGCTCGCGCCGCCGCCCGAGGGCCCGACGAACTTCTGGGAGGGGCTCGTCGCGGGCTGGAGCGGGTTCGCCGCGTTCTGGGCGGCCGTCGCCGTCGCCCTCGGCGTGGGGCTGCCCTGGCTCGTCACGCTCGGCATCGTCATCACGGTCGTCGTGCTCGTCGCGCGGCGCGTCGGCCGCGCCGCACCGCCCACCGCACCGCCCACCGCGAGCTGA
- a CDS encoding MFS transporter, producing the protein MRTFAQILVNTALANVTTSYLWFALTFWVYLETRSVLATGIIGGAYMLLVALFSMAFGTIVDRHRKHRVMLFAGVVTLVAFGIAGGLYLLYPESQLVDIGGPAFWFFTTIILIGAVVENMRNIALATTVTLLVPPERHANANGMVGTVQGLAFTVTSVFSGLSVGFLGMGWTLAISLVLTAGALVHLLFLRIPEDEPARDPGRTGLIDLRGSIAAVRAATGLFALLVFSTFNNLIGGVYMALMDPYGLQLFPVAWWGVVLGITSTGFIIGGLLVARFGLGRNPIRTMLLLVMVMGAIGALFTIREWWWLYAGGIWLYMVIIPAIEASEQTVIQRVVPFATQGRVFGFAAAFESAAAPLTAFLVAPLAEFLVIPYMESEAGQARWGWLLGDGTARGIALIFLVAGLVMVLAAAGAFFTRSYRRISRLYLAEQSSVPAAEIPQAPAPRAAISGSDGSPG; encoded by the coding sequence ATGCGGACCTTCGCGCAGATCCTCGTCAACACGGCGCTCGCGAACGTGACGACGAGCTACCTGTGGTTCGCCCTCACGTTCTGGGTCTACCTCGAGACGAGGTCGGTGCTCGCCACGGGCATCATCGGCGGCGCCTACATGCTGCTCGTCGCGCTGTTCTCGATGGCGTTCGGCACGATCGTCGACCGCCACCGCAAGCACCGGGTGATGCTGTTCGCGGGGGTCGTGACGCTCGTCGCCTTCGGGATCGCGGGCGGCCTCTACCTGCTCTACCCGGAGTCGCAGCTCGTCGACATCGGCGGGCCGGCGTTCTGGTTCTTCACGACGATCATCCTCATCGGCGCGGTCGTCGAGAACATGCGCAACATCGCCCTCGCCACGACGGTGACCCTGCTCGTGCCGCCCGAGCGCCACGCGAACGCCAACGGCATGGTCGGCACCGTGCAGGGGCTCGCCTTCACCGTCACGAGCGTGTTCAGCGGGCTCTCGGTCGGCTTCCTCGGCATGGGGTGGACGCTCGCCATCTCGCTCGTGCTGACGGCGGGCGCGCTCGTGCACCTGCTGTTCCTGCGCATCCCCGAGGACGAGCCGGCGCGCGATCCGGGCCGCACGGGCCTCATCGACCTGCGCGGCAGCATCGCGGCGGTGCGGGCCGCGACGGGCCTGTTCGCGCTGCTCGTCTTCTCGACCTTCAACAACCTCATCGGCGGCGTCTACATGGCCCTCATGGACCCGTACGGCCTGCAGCTGTTCCCCGTCGCGTGGTGGGGCGTCGTGCTCGGGATCACCTCGACGGGCTTCATCATCGGCGGGCTCCTCGTCGCGCGGTTCGGGCTCGGCCGCAACCCCATCCGCACGATGCTCCTGCTCGTCATGGTCATGGGTGCCATCGGCGCGCTCTTCACGATCCGCGAATGGTGGTGGCTCTACGCGGGCGGCATCTGGCTGTACATGGTGATCATCCCCGCGATCGAGGCATCCGAGCAGACCGTCATCCAGCGGGTCGTGCCGTTCGCCACCCAGGGGCGCGTGTTCGGCTTCGCGGCCGCCTTCGAGTCGGCCGCGGCGCCCCTCACCGCCTTCCTCGTCGCGCCGCTCGCCGAGTTCCTCGTCATCCCCTACATGGAGTCGGAGGCGGGCCAGGCGCGCTGGGGCTGGCTGCTCGGCGACGGCACCGCGCGGGGCATCGCGCTCATCTTCCTCGTCGCGGGGCTCGTCATGGTGCTCGCCGCGGCCGGCGCGTTCTTCACGCGCTCCTACCGGCGCATCTCGCGGCTCTACCTCGCCGAGCAGTCGTCGGTGCCGGCCGCGGAGATACCGCAGGCACCCGCCCCGCGCGCGGCGATCAGCGGGAGCGACGGATCGCCCGGCTGA
- a CDS encoding carbohydrate-binding domain-containing protein gives MPTRRTSALLSAAALAAALGLTGCAVAATTTQDGSTRTASEIATPDDLTAEAILAANSDATTVNDDEWDASTAVDLAVSADTVTITEAGVYRLSGDYTGGVVVDAGDEAQVVLILDGAEISNADGPGIQVTSADDVGIFLEDGSTNTVSDAGTGYADDADFHAAIASDADLTISGTGALEVDAVDDGISTSDDLVILSGTIAVTAGDDGLRGHDALVVKDGALTVDAGGDALTSDQDGDETQGWIELAGGTLDLTAGDDGLDAQTDIVVTGGALTVDAADDGLHSEVVLAIEGGEVTVANANEGIESFTISIAGGTIDVTTSDDGLNASGGTSSGGGMGDGGQLLSLSGGTLTVNAQGDGLDSNGSIEMTGGDVVVQGPTADDNGALDSNGSFTISGGTLVAIGSSGMAETPDADSAQGFVSIGVTGSAGDVVEVTDADGTVIAEVTASKSFGNIVVSTAEVVDGQSYTATVNGSSAGTGTAGEASSGFGGGGGMGGGGGGQRQGGGGSAPRG, from the coding sequence ATGCCCACCCGCAGAACCTCCGCCCTGCTCTCGGCGGCCGCGCTCGCCGCGGCCCTCGGCCTCACCGGCTGCGCCGTCGCGGCGACCACGACCCAGGACGGGTCGACCCGGACCGCCTCCGAGATCGCGACCCCCGACGACCTCACGGCCGAGGCGATCCTCGCCGCGAACTCCGACGCGACGACCGTGAACGACGACGAGTGGGACGCCTCGACGGCCGTCGACCTCGCCGTATCCGCCGACACCGTGACGATCACCGAGGCGGGCGTGTACCGGCTCTCGGGCGACTACACGGGCGGGGTCGTGGTCGACGCGGGCGACGAGGCGCAGGTCGTGCTGATCCTCGACGGGGCCGAGATCTCGAACGCCGACGGCCCCGGCATCCAGGTCACGAGCGCCGACGACGTCGGCATCTTCCTCGAGGACGGCAGCACCAACACCGTCTCGGATGCGGGCACGGGCTACGCCGACGACGCCGACTTCCACGCCGCGATCGCCTCGGACGCCGACCTCACGATCTCGGGCACCGGCGCGCTCGAGGTCGACGCGGTCGACGACGGCATCTCGACGAGCGACGACCTCGTGATCCTCTCGGGCACGATCGCGGTGACCGCGGGCGACGACGGCCTGCGCGGCCACGACGCCCTCGTCGTGAAGGACGGCGCCCTCACGGTCGACGCGGGCGGCGACGCGCTGACGTCCGACCAGGACGGCGACGAGACCCAGGGCTGGATCGAGCTCGCGGGCGGCACCCTCGACCTGACGGCGGGCGACGACGGCCTCGACGCGCAGACCGACATCGTCGTGACGGGCGGCGCGCTCACCGTCGACGCCGCGGACGACGGCCTGCACTCGGAGGTCGTGCTCGCGATCGAGGGCGGCGAGGTCACGGTCGCGAACGCGAACGAGGGCATCGAGAGCTTCACGATCTCGATCGCCGGGGGCACGATCGACGTGACCACCTCGGACGACGGGCTCAACGCATCCGGCGGCACCTCGAGTGGCGGCGGCATGGGCGACGGCGGCCAGCTCCTCTCCCTCTCGGGCGGCACCCTCACGGTGAACGCGCAGGGCGACGGGCTCGACTCGAACGGCTCGATCGAGATGACGGGCGGCGACGTCGTCGTGCAGGGGCCGACCGCCGACGACAACGGCGCGCTCGACTCGAACGGCAGCTTCACCATCTCGGGCGGCACGCTCGTCGCGATCGGCAGCTCGGGGATGGCCGAGACACCCGACGCCGACTCCGCGCAGGGCTTCGTGTCGATCGGCGTCACCGGTTCCGCGGGCGACGTCGTCGAGGTGACGGATGCCGACGGCACGGTGATCGCCGAGGTGACGGCGTCGAAGAGCTTCGGCAACATCGTCGTGAGCACCGCGGAGGTCGTCGACGGGCAGAGCTACACGGCGACCGTGAACGGCTCCTCGGCCGGCACCGGCACCGCGGGCGAGGCGTCGAGCGGATTCGGCGGCGGTGGCGGCATGGGCGGCGGGGGAGGCGGCCAGCGCCAGGGCGGCGGCGGATCCGCGCCCCGCGGCTGA